The genome window AATTTTATGTTAGCCATGTTTTATATCCTTAAAACTTAATATAATTGAATTAATCTTAAGTTCCTGTTAGCACTCTCTCATGGTGAGTGCTAACAACAAAACAGATATAAAAATGCTTTCCCACAATGTCAAGGGTTCTCAATAAAAATTAATCTGCACCTTTGTGGAAAATTTAAGCAATATTATTGTTTATTATTTTCCATTATAGAAATTTTAGTACTTATTTTTCTTTGATTAATTATATAATATAAAAAATTTAAATGAATTATAGGGATCGTCATGCTTAAAATACGTCAAGAAACCGATAGTTTTGGAACAATCGCAGTACGTAATGATCGGTATTGGGGAGCACAAACTGAACGCTCCCTTCACCATTTTAACATAGGCATAGAAAAGCAACCTTTAACCCTGATTTATGCTTTAAGTCTTATTAAGAAAGCTGCAGCCCTAGTTAATATGGAAAAAGGAAAACTTCCGCAAAATATTGGGCAAACGATTGTTACCGCCGCCGATGAAGTACTTGCAGGAAAATTGGATGCTCACTTCCCCCTTTCCGTTTGGCAAACAGGTTCTGGCACACAAAGTAATATGAATGTCAATGAAGTTATTGCCAACTACGCTAACGTCCTTTTAGGAGGAACTCTTGGAAGCAAAACACCTGTTCATCCGAATGATCACGTAAATATGAGCCAATCCTCAAACGATTCCTTTCCCACAGCCTTGCATATTGCTACCACACTGCAAACACGTCAACATCTGTTGCCAGCTCTTGATGCTCTTATTGTGAGCCTACAAAAAAAAGAAGAAGAATTTGCCGATATCATCAAAATCGGGCGTACCCACACTCAAGATGCTACACCTCTCACATTAGGGCAAGAATTTTCGGGCTATCGCACCGCTCTAGAAGCGAACCGCGCACGAATCGAAACAACGCTCACTGATGTTCAAATGCTTGCTCAAGGAGGAACTGCCGTTGGAACAGGTCTTAACGCTCCATCTGGTTTTGATGAAGCATTTGCCAAAACAATTAGCGCCCTCACAGGGGTTACTTTCAAAACCGCCCAGAATAAATTTGAAGCACTCGCACACCATGGGGCTCTTACATATTTCCATGGTAGCCTCAATGCCTTAGCAGCTGACCTTTTCAAAATTGCAAACGATATTCGTTTCTTAGGATCAGGTCCGCGCTCAGGGCTTGGTGAATTGAGCCTTCCAGAAAATGAACCAGGTTCTTCTATCATGCCAGGAAAGGTTAATCCTACACAATGTGAGGCTCTAACTATGGTCGCATGCCAAGTATTTGGTAACCACAGTAGCATCACATTTGCAGCCAGCCAAGGGCATTTTGAACTCAATACCTATAAACCCGTCATTGGATATAATGTGTTGCAATCACTCAATCTTTTAGGGGATTGTATGCGTTCTTTCGAGACATATTGTATCCAAGGATTACAAGCAAATAGAGAACATATTCACGCTTTGATGGAACGTTCTCTCATGTTGGTTACTGCTCTTGCTCCAGAAATTGGGTATGAAAAAGCTGCTGAAATTGCCAAAACAGCCTATAAAAATGGGACAAGCCTCCGTGAAGAAGCTTTAAAAGCAGGTATCTCAGCAGCTGATTACGATCGACTTGTTGATCCCAAAAAGATGCTTCATTCACAATAATAAAAGAATTATCTTTGAAGAAAAAATTTATGTTATAATATCGGGTTGTTCGCGCCCTAAGTGGTGTTTGATCTTTAACAGCTCAAAAGCTGCTTGCTTTAAAGGATTAAGAGTTTGTTGTAGATCTTGATTATACTTACAGGGATCACCCTCATACTGTTCAAGATAAAGCCGCACAAGAGCTCCAGTCGTTCCCGTCCCAGAAAGACGAACTACTAAACGCGCCCCATGTTCAAAAAAAATACGCACTCCTTGTCTCTTACTCACACTATGATCAATGGGATCGTGATAAACAAAATCATCGGCTTTCTCAACCATTAAACCAGCCACTTTTGTTCCTGGTTCTGGCAAGCATGCGGATAATTGTTCTATCATTGCATAAGCTTTGTCGGCTTCCACTTCTTCATAATCATATCGTGAGAAATAAAAGCGCCCGTAGGTAGACCAATGATGTTGAGCAATTTGTGCAACGGTTTTTTTCGTAACTGCTAGAAG of Bartonella sp. JB63 contains these proteins:
- the fumC gene encoding class II fumarate hydratase; this translates as MLKIRQETDSFGTIAVRNDRYWGAQTERSLHHFNIGIEKQPLTLIYALSLIKKAAALVNMEKGKLPQNIGQTIVTAADEVLAGKLDAHFPLSVWQTGSGTQSNMNVNEVIANYANVLLGGTLGSKTPVHPNDHVNMSQSSNDSFPTALHIATTLQTRQHLLPALDALIVSLQKKEEEFADIIKIGRTHTQDATPLTLGQEFSGYRTALEANRARIETTLTDVQMLAQGGTAVGTGLNAPSGFDEAFAKTISALTGVTFKTAQNKFEALAHHGALTYFHGSLNALAADLFKIANDIRFLGSGPRSGLGELSLPENEPGSSIMPGKVNPTQCEALTMVACQVFGNHSSITFAASQGHFELNTYKPVIGYNVLQSLNLLGDCMRSFETYCIQGLQANREHIHALMERSLMLVTALAPEIGYEKAAEIAKTAYKNGTSLREEALKAGISAADYDRLVDPKKMLHSQ